The following proteins are encoded in a genomic region of Cryptomeria japonica chromosome 11, Sugi_1.0, whole genome shotgun sequence:
- the LOC131859853 gene encoding glycolate oxidase 1-like, with translation MEIVNVQDYEAVAKEKLPKMVYDYYASGAEDQWTLKENQRAFQRIRFRPRILVDVSKIDTSSTMLGFKISMPIMIAPTAMQKMAHPDGELATARAASAAGTIMTLSSWATSSVEEISSTGPGIRFFQLYVVKDRHVVAQLVRRAENAGFKAIALTVDAPRLGRREADIRNRFVLPPHLTLRNFEGLDLGKMEKTEDSGLTSYVANQIDRSLSWKDIKWLQTITHLPILVKGVLTAEDTRLAVQAGVAGIIVSNHGARQLDYVPATISCLEEVVNAAQGQVPVFLDGGVRRGTDIFKALALGASGVFIGRPVVFALAAEGEAGVKKVLQMLRDEFELTMSLAGCCSVKDINRNYIQTEADMFKAWARL, from the exons ATGGAGATCGTCAATGTTCAAGATTATGAAGCCGTGGCCAAGGAAAAGTTACCCAAGATGGTATATGATTATTATGCATCTGGTGCTGAAGATCAATGGACTCTTAAGGAAAACCAAAGGGCCTTTCAAAGAATAAG GTTTCGACCTCGCATCTTAGTTGATGTATCGAAAATAGATACAAGCAGCACTATGTTGGGATTCAAGATATCAATGCCTATCATGATTGCTCCAACAGCCATGCAAAAGATGGCTCATCCAGATG GAGAGTTGGCAACTGCAAGAGCTGCATCAGCAGCAGGCACTATAATG ACACTTTCATCATGGGCTACATCTAGCGTTGAAGAAATTTCCTCAACTGGACCAGGCATTCGTTTTTTCCAGCTTTATGTAG TCAAGGATAGACATGTGGTTGCACAACTTGTTAGAAGGGCAGAGAATGCTGGTTTCAAGGCAATTGCACTCACGGTAGATGCTCCTCGACTTGGGCGCAGGGAAGCAGACATTAGAAACAG ATTTGTACTCCCACCACATCTAACCCTCAGGAACTTTGAGGGCTTGGACCTTGGTAAGATGGAGAAG ACTGAAGACTCTGGACTGACTTCATATGTTGCCAATCAAATCGACAGATCACTGAGTTGGAAG GATATTAAGTGGCTGCAGACAATTACGCACTTGCCAATACTTGTGAAGGGGGTACTTACTGCTGAGGACA CAAGGCTAGCTGTCCAAGCAGGTGTAGCAGGCATAATTGTTTCCAACCATGGAGCTCGACAGCTTGATTATGTTCCAGCGACAATAAGCTGCCTTGAAGAG GTTGTAAATGCTGCACAAGGCCAAGTTCCTGTGTTTCTTGATGGTGGGGTTCGACGTGGCACAGATATTTTCAAGGCACTGGCACTTGGAGCCTCTGGTGTTTTC ATTGGAAGGCCTGTTGTCTTTGCTTTGGCtgcagaaggtgaagctggagttaAAAAAGTTCTGCAAATGCTTCGGGATGAATTTGAACTCACTATGTCTTTGGCAGGATGTTGTTCAGTGAAGGACATAAACCGTAATTACATTCAAACTGAGGCTGACATGTTTAAGGCTTGGGCAAGGCTGTAA